Proteins from a single region of Irregularibacter muris:
- a CDS encoding HAD family hydrolase has product MIKMIVTDLDETLLKTDKTISQYTIDIIKKVRNQGIKFIFATARGSSTRNLIPYELFDGYVLMNGAKAYIDNRLIYDKTIPANIFIPFLQNLSDNGLKVAAEINDMHYANFNVKEKWNYIDNFIITDYRGVAGSADKLYGIIESPYQIDLINSILPDELYLNFSRDSLAMIMHKEGKKINGVLEIARKFNISKNYIIAFGDDINDREMLLNCGVSVAMGNSIEDIKDITDYICDINDNDGVAKWLEENILG; this is encoded by the coding sequence ATGATTAAAATGATTGTAACGGATTTGGATGAAACTCTTCTAAAAACTGATAAAACTATCTCACAATATACAATTGATATAATAAAGAAAGTAAGAAATCAAGGCATAAAATTTATATTTGCAACAGCTAGAGGAAGTAGCACGAGAAACTTAATTCCCTATGAACTATTTGATGGGTATGTACTGATGAATGGCGCAAAAGCTTATATTGATAATAGACTTATTTATGATAAAACCATCCCAGCAAATATCTTTATTCCATTTTTACAAAATTTATCTGATAATGGCCTAAAAGTTGCAGCGGAGATTAATGATATGCATTATGCTAATTTTAATGTAAAGGAAAAATGGAATTATATTGATAATTTTATTATAACGGACTACAGGGGTGTCGCGGGTAGTGCTGATAAATTATATGGCATAATAGAAAGTCCCTATCAGATAGATTTAATTAATTCAATCCTTCCAGATGAGTTATATTTAAACTTCAGCAGGGACAGCTTAGCTATGATAATGCATAAAGAGGGCAAAAAGATTAATGGAGTTTTAGAAATTGCAAGAAAATTTAATATATCCAAGAACTATATAATCGCTTTCGGTGATGATATCAATGATAGGGAAATGCTACTTAATTGTGGTGTGAGTGTGGCTATGGGAAATTCCATAGAAGATATTAAAGATATTACAGATTACATTTGTGACATAAATGATAATGATGGAGTAGCCAAATGGCTAGAGGAGAATATCTTAGGGTAA